The nucleotide sequence ACAGGACAGCAAGCACTGCTTTTgtgcatataaattttttccTTTCTTCAGAAATTTCGATTccataatttaatatatggaAACAATATTTTAGCCATGCCAAACCATGAAATAATTCACTTtcataaacaaataatatgtcAGCCAATTTTTCGTAAAAAGTTGCaatccatttttttaaattttcctTCTGTTTGTTTTGGCTAGCAATTGCTGAAGTCGATGCAACACCGCCATTGGCAGTTGCTTCGTTTGtatctttttcttcatctttatcagaacttttttttttggaatCATTTTGATCAGCATTGTTATTCATATCTGATTCCATAGATCCAGAttttaatgttttataaaaatattcatgcATATTAAGATTATAAATATCTTCTGCTATATTTGATGCTTCTTTCCACATGCTAAGTTCACAAGCAGTTTCAAGTtgcattatttttgtttctAAATGGTattcaatttttaaaagagaTTGATATTCAGGTTTATGTTTTCCTCTTAAAATTAAGTTATAATGATTTCTTAAAAGATcacttaattttttgaattctGTTAaccttttattttctttgcaaaataataaagctTTTTTAGCAGTGTCATGATATGCCTTTTCTAGTTTAGGGGTAGCTCttaatatttctaaaaTCATCTTATATGTTTccatacatattttataagcATTTTGTAATTTTCTTTCATATTTTCCAGTTATTTCCATATCTAAAgaattcattaaaattttttctGTAAAATCTACATTACTTTCTTCTTGTTCTATCTTAtctttattaatattcatattttctttagCTAATCGAACCTTCTCTTCCGCTTTATCTCGAAAATCAGTAATGACTTTCCCAAGAGATGCTATATTACCATGCTGGCATATAATTCTGTATTGATGCAAACCATCTTTTACTAAacttaatttttctaaatataaacaaaattcgATGTATCGTAACATAATTTGTTCTTGCAAAACATGCCATCCTTGTAACCTGAAAGTTCTATGCCCAATAGCGGCATGTAAAATTTGAAGAGCATCTTCATTTTGCCCAATAAACTGCAATTCCTCTGCTCTCTTAAGAGCATTTTCCGGCTTTTGAAATGTTTGCAtaatttacttttttttctatttaatcgaatttgcaaaaaatatttggaATTTTTagtatgaaaatatatatacatgtatatctctatatgcatatatattttatgttcGTTAAAATTTACGCTTCATACGAATGAATTCTGAGAAGTTTCATATGTATCTGCTCAGCAATCGCATgcgcatatatatatatgtatataaatgcGACTTTCTttctattttataaaaagatGTAATcgctataaaaaattaaaataaataaaatgtttatgGGCCTAATAAGGatactatatattataataaaccGTACATATGTGCATACAATATACATGCATTATCatttatgtaaataaaaatttatattaattttttttatcatataaatatctttatttttacaattaagcttcagtaatatatatacatgcaaAAAAGGCTATGTACTTCTTATACTTAAAAGTTGCATTTCATGTTTTAATAGTATAAAGCACTGACACTGCCTTTTGCTTGTACATTTCTACATAGttaaataatgtaaatatgagtatatatgtttatgtACATGCTTATGTAActtttagaaaaatataacacaAAGAATATACCTATAATATACAAGCAATAGTTGTTTCTATTAggaatgttttttttctttattaataCTTAACAATTTGTgcattttcttcttcatgTAAGCatacacaaatatatattatacttaTGCATGGAAAATtgcttattatttttttttattattcgtgaatttatacttttttaaatttctttataaattaatacatataaaagctaaataatgtatatatatatatatataaatgcatttcatatatccataatttacagattatatatatatcttataaatatatttttatatgaattatatatttatattatattgtcaaaaaaaattatcattaatattaatataacccagaaacattttataaatcTAAAATATTCCACAATTCAttctacatatatattatatacatgttatacattttttctgttttttttcctataacaatatataaattatatatatattaaaattatttattaagctatgtgcatataattatatatatatatatatataatatatgttttaacttaaatatttactatataatatacatattgcttatatatatataatcaatATGCTTGCGgcaatatatatgtatattttaaatatatatatatattcttatgTATGTAGTGACTCCAgagcatatataattttttttcagtaTTATGAATCTATACCAATccagtaaaaaatatgaatatatattcaataatattatattataggcaaatataaaaagcaTTTAGTGCTGCATATATACTCATCATTGTATTTGTAGCATTTAAGCACTAACCggaataaatattattatacctCATAAATGTACTAGTATGCATTATATACATCATATTcccttatattttttttgccaAAAATTTAAGGAGTTACGCATATTATTTCAATTTTCTacattccatttttttgaaatatatataaaaaaatacaaaaatataacattattttcttataaCTACACAAAacatttttgaaataaaaaaaaatattttgtatatttttattatcagcATTTCCATAACAATGtgctttttatttaaacaaaataagtccatattatttatacaattttttaaccttataaacatatatagtaatatatatggtaaattatatattttttataatattacacAGTAGATGCTAAAATTAATAACTAGTTTTagtgaaaaaaacatttctttgcaaattattatttcctttttttattttgttgtACATTATTAAGAATAAGCAACGAAATGATGGCTTAGTTTTTGCAGGGGTCATTAaatttcgaaaaaaaaatattatatcatttttttagcaACATGAAATATagtacataaaatatatttattaaaattttttaatgctTAATCaacacaaaaatatataaataataatttatagaAATAATTTCCTATGTTCGCATATTTCTTTAGAATATGTTTAACACTGTTAttggaaaattattatattaaaaggaaaaaagGGTTAttgtgataaaaaaaaaagataaaaaatgaaaaatattaatatatttaactgACAGTAATTCAGTATGTATATGAAGTGTATTAAAGTTACTTTAAGTAcacatttttatcttttatttaatgatacaaacataaaaaataatatattgcCCTGTATaatgtgttttttttgatggaaaaatatataaagagACCTATATTAAAACCATAGTTTGTAACATACGTTTAAACATGTAATAACTTAAAATATCGAAAAACAAACTAATATTAATAACGTATGAAATATGTTGTGCAACTATATTTTAGTCGTTCttgttatattaaaatagttTGGATACGtgtattaataaattgatcacaaaataaaattaactagtttactattatatacatatatgccACTTTCATTCCGCTCTTGATATTCTTAGGTTATACACATCTCAATGATTACATATGTTATATACTTAAAAAGCAAAGCCCAGCTTTAATGTGATTATTTGTGTGTactttaaatattttattgaaaataaaatatatatttataagcAACCAAATCTTAAGAATGTGTATATCAAATTCATTATTGTatcattaaatatttataacataTGTAGtgaattttaaaaaaattgaaggataataatataattacaaaaaaaattgtgtaacattttttatttatttgttttgttctgattttaaaacttatttgtaatttttcaaaaaattttgtGAGCTTATTAtgtgtattattttatttatatttaatttccattttttttaacaagtTTGGATTAAAAATGTACAATTAAAAAGAGACATGATTTAAagttaaataatattaaaaaaaaatttataaacttcaataaatacatatataattataatacatcattttgaatatatttgaCAAATTTGACCATTTTCAACAGTTTCAcgaatttaataaatttcaaGCACTAATCCATTGGGactataaaatatgcacaTTTTATATGCGTAAATGTGAAGCCGacataaatattcaaaaactgaggatatatatgtagatatttatttgtgtaAGATTAAATGCTAATATTTGCGTTTTTTTACATTCttacaaattaatattatattaattgcAAACGTATTTGAGGGCCATCCTCCcccttttttctttaattaatataaatgttttaaaaataattatgtagATATGAGTGTTTATACAATTTTCAAACactcaaaaaaaagataaacagacacaaaaaattataaaacgTATAATTGTAAACTTATATATGTACGAAAGACGTATGGGGATATGCTAATATTGATggaatatacatttttaaataaaaaaagataaaaaaaaaatagaaaatgggaaaacaaaatgaattaaGATTTATAATGGGATTCTTAAATAAAAGGGTAtggaataatataaataacaaaaaagtaaaatttttttcaagtGACAAAAATTCATCGACTAACAATTCTATAAGCATAAATAGATATGTTAATGATAAATCTGAACAtgttcaaaaaaatgaattaaaaaggTTTTCAATATTTCGATATGACTCACAAAACAACAAGAGACCTAGAATGCAGACATTTGAAGTAGATATAGATAATTGTGGCCCAATGGTATTAGatgtattaataaaaatcaaaGACGAAATTGATTCAACATTATCCTTTAGAAGGAGTTGCAGAGAAGGCATATGTGGAAGTTGTGCAATGAACATAAATGGGAAAAATGGATTGGCTTGTTTAACAGAAGttaataaagataaaaaggaaataacaGAAATACATCCACTCCccaatttatatataatgaaagaTTTAGTGGCAgatttaacaaatttttataatcaaTATAAATCAATTGATCCATGGTTAAAacgaaaaacaaaaaaagaaaaaggcCAAAAAGAATTTTATCAATCTATTGAAGatcgaaaaaaattagatgGACTATATGAATGTATCATGTGTGCATCTTGCTCAACATCATGTCCATCTTATTGGTGGAATCCTGAATATTATCTTGGGCCAGCTACATTAATGCAAGCATATCGCTGGATAGTTGATACAAGAGATGAATATACACAAGAACGTTTAATGGATATTAATGATACCATGAAATTATATAGATGCCATGGAATAATGAATTGCTCAGTGTGCTGCCCTAAAGGTTTAGATCCAGCAAAGGCTATAAAACATATGAAGGAGCTTGTGCAAGAAAATTTTTCtaaagataatataaaaattcatgCCAATTACATCAAAGACAAAATGGAAAGCGcagaaaaaacaattagCAAAGAAAAATAAGAGGATAACTCCTCaagtatatttattatatactaaaaattataaatctGTAAATTAATATCGCTGCTAAATTATCAGCATAATTTgctttgtattttttaattgttttatttccatCAGAAATTGtttctattatatatgaataatcataaaatggtttgtacatatatacatatgcatGCGTATTAATGCGTTCATCTTAGTAGGTTTTTCGAAGTTTCTTAGCATGTTTTGTTATATGCTTTTACTACTTTTTCTTTACAATTTGttcttataatttttaaatacaaCATTTTTACCTATTAATTTtgcttatatattttttggttatttagaaaatatgaCTTTTTCTTGTGCATAATAGGTTTgcatttataataatattttgactattttcatttaacgtttttttatatcttttacgttaaaaaaaactaaaaaataaaattgagcTTGCAAACATTAAGCAAAATActtatattctttataatactttttttaaaacgtTTATTTTAAGTAGGTAAACAAATCAATaagcaaataaaaaaaacaaatacaCATACACACATGCATTAATTAGTTCATTCGACTGTCTGTTCATACATTCGTTTGTTGTTAACACAtggttatatatatatatatatataactaaaagaaacataattaaaaaaatcatcattgcttttttattcataaaattacTAAAACATCGTTTTTGAGATAAGAATGTGTAtacacataaaaaaaaatatatacctatatatatgactacaaaaattattaagttgaaaaaatacgaaatatataataaacataCATAGGATTCACATCTctgtttttaaataatatcaatgtgttaatatttttatagcaTGGGCTCACATTATTCATagtatatacaatatttattattcaaataattaatattttgtcCATTATTACGTTAGTTCGTTATcggaaaatatattttatatacccTTTTATGAAATTGTTCCTTAAACTTATTAGTAATAGTTATTTTGTACTCGGTATACTACTGCTATTACTATTaacttttaattttttaattttatggtgattagtttttatatattgcatatatatgcatatgtataataaacCACCAAATAGTTGTAATAGCAATGATATTTCCTCCCCACTTCCATTTTGAAtgttttatcaaaaataacactaaatattttatttttcttgcatatatatgcatgccCAACACTTCACTAATTTCTCCTTCTATTCCCATTCATAATTTGCCTTGTTAAATATTACTAATATAGTTGAACAGTTTCCATGcctatttatatttgtaattcattttctctatatatataattcctTTTAACCTATATACCCTGTTACTTTCATagaattataaattatatccccaataaataattatattccctctaatatatttcaaaaacTTAAGTATATAGCATATGTAATTGAATTTGTAGCACTAAATagcaaatatttatatgcatataatgcatatatggATTTGCGCTCGTAATTATGTATTAATGAATTAGCTGACACATGAATATAATCCATCTCAAAGGCTCTAAAAAAtccaataataaaaatatattgttttaccctcttttctttatttgacACCAAAGTTACCTAAATTTTTGCATCATAGCCTTCAGCTATTAattcctttttatttatggGGACATTCGTTTGCCGTTGTGTAAGAATAGCCTGTTGAATAACTTGTCCTTTCCATTCTGGCCAAGCAGTTCCTGAgtttttatgattttttttttgattttttttttggtttTTTGGCGTATCCATTGATCCTAAAAAATCAGCATGTATTCCCATTACGTCTTCTCGAATTTctaaacttttttttttttcatcaacAGGCTTGTATTGTGGCAATGATTTTCTTTTgttatcaaaaaatttatttgggatttctttttttttatcatttgaaaattgcccttttaattttttttttttattattatatgaatcaAAATCCATATCTGACTCACTATCAGATTCACTATCATCGCTTGACGTTGAAAACGTAGATGAATCTGATGAATTAGATGACGATGTATCAGATGAATTAGAAGATGATGATACATATCTATTTCCTCGTCTTTTATCAAAATGTTCATCACTATTACCATTATTATGACtgttcatataatttttattattattagcatttttcatttgcatcatcatttttcctctagatatattattattacaattaGGCATATTTTCAGAAGAAATTCGTGAAGCTTTATATTGCTCCAAATTAATTCTTCCCatatgatttatatataaaaatattcttttttgtttttcaaTAGATAATAATTCTGTAtcaaatgtaaaaaatcTATCAAACATATGATTTTCTGCTAATATTCCTAAATCATCTTGTATAATTTCTAATGCTGCTCTTCTTTGGTTAGGTGCTAATCTTCTCAGGTTTTTAAAAAGAAGATTAACttgataattatttaacCCTTTGTCATTAATTccaattttttgaataccTGGGGGCTCAGGTATTGTTCCCATACTTGGGGGTTCAAAATCAATAGAATTGCTATTATTATAGCAACTCGTATTgctattattactatttaaattattattgccATATTTAGCAAACgatttatcttttttatttccaataTATTTACCATCGCCCCGAATATTTCTCATTGAATCGATATCATTTGACCCCATTTTActtgatttatttattttgtgatCTATTAGATCCCCTGATaatccttttttattttgagaTGAAAACATTTGGCTACCTGatgataaattatttatagatAGACTACTATTATTCATTCCATCTATTGCTGCGTTTCCTCTTTTtttagaattattatttcgatttattttattatttatatttccttttttattattattacttgTTACATAATCTGAACTTACATCTCCAGTATCACTAATATAATCACTACTATAAGTACTACTATCActatcataattattatttttattaattaaaatttcattatattttttcatatcaAATAATACTGAATTTGTGCTTCTAGTATATtctatatgtatatttttcattttattttcttcgtTAAGTAATCGATCAAATTCTTTTGCTAATTTATAGGCATCATTCCACACACAATTTTTAACTTTGTGATATGTAAAtgcattataaaaaatttgtcTAACATCTTGTTGCCATTGAAAAGGGCTATTGTATTTATCAttcaataatttattttctattgtTTCAAAATCCATTggattttttataatattaaaataatttggtATTCCATCTAATTCTGGATTTACTGGTTTTAAAAACCAACAActcatttcttttttttttaatttatgtaatattttaaaacaattatttttccaaGCATTTTGacatttataaattctCTTCCTATATGTTTTCCGATGCTCTTCATATTCATCTAtagtattattatcttcataataattattattatgttttgctttcttttttaatgcTTCTTTTCCTCCTGTGAAAGATGAACTCATTTGCCTTTTACCACTACCAATGCTAGTGCATTTAGAAAGTTTCCCCTTTCCTTTATTAGAATTGCTAATGTTACTACTgttatttaatttgttattattgtttCTATCAGCATCCCATGCTTCGCCTTTTTTTAGCATACTATTATTCCTATTGTTTTGGCCAtagtttatattatcattcgATTTTACATTAACATTTGATAAGCTATTACTTGgaaattttctttttccaCCCAAActgttattatttgttttgcCGCCACCAATATGATCAATACTACTAACGGCgctgttattattatcattatatttttgtatatcgTTTACATTTTCTTTAGTAGCTGTACTACTACTAAATTCATCCtttgaataaaatttatcGTATGATTTTTTTGACTTTCTTTTACCTGCAtcgtatatattatttgataatGAGCAgtgtaaattttttatttcatttaaatgCCTTTTTGATATCGCACTGAAtgtatttcttttttctgTTTTGGGTTTTGCACAGGGAATTTCAATAAATCGAAATCCTAATaatttgattttatttgacatatatatatactccTCTTCCGATAAATACACTATACCTCTTTCAAAGGTTCGCATATtatctacattttttaaaaatgattcATCACTTAAATTTACATTTGTcgttttttgatttttataatcTAAATATAGATCACTGttactattatataattctttattattaatagtAAATTCATCACTCATTGTATttaatgaattattattacattgattattaacattatctttgttatttaaataattagtATCGTTAACATTATCGTCAATTGTATTTCCATTTGAAATAGATTTATAGTTagcattattatttttagagTTAAactcttttatatttacatcACTTATATTGCTACTACTGTTATCCATCACATCATCATTGTTTATTCCCGAACGATTCTCGTTAtgctcatttttttcattttcaattATTAAACCACTTGCTTCCTCATTATTAGattctttcattttatttgcattattgcttactattattttaccatctacacaaaataaaaaaaaatacaaataaaattgtttttattttttcgattttttgGTAATATTACTAATCTCGGCCTCATAacattatcattattattaccatTCCTGTTTGAAATAAttgcttttatttttttttgtattcaatattactttttatataaagtttattttttctattcgTGTTTTCACTGTATTATTTTCTCGCCTgttctatatattatatataattagcTTTTAGTAATTCTGTGAAACTAATGgcatattataaattatatatatattagagCAATATTCTTCCGTTTTgtgtttaaaaaattaaaaaaaa is from Plasmodium berghei ANKA genome assembly, chromosome: 14 and encodes:
- a CDS encoding succinate dehydrogenase [ubiquinone] iron-sulfur subunit, mitochondrial, putative, which gives rise to MGKQNELRFIMGFLNKRVWNNINNKKVKFFSSDKNSSTNNSISINRYVNDKSEHVQKNELKRFSIFRYDSQNNKRPRMQTFEVDIDNCGPMVLDVLIKIKDEIDSTLSFRRSCREGICGSCAMNINGKNGLACLTEVNKDKKEITEIHPLPNLYIMKDLVADLTNFYNQYKSIDPWLKRKTKKEKGQKEFYQSIEDRKKLDGLYECIMCASCSTSCPSYWWNPEYYLGPATLMQAYRWIVDTRDEYTQERLMDINDTMKLYRCHGIMNCSVCCPKGLDPAKAIKHMKELVQENFSKDNIKIHANYIKDKMESAEKTISKEK
- a CDS encoding bromodomain protein 2, putative, with translation MKESNNEEASGLIIENEKNEHNENRSGINNDDVMDNSSSNISDVNIKEFNSKNNNANYKSISNGNTIDDNVNDTNYLNNKDNVNNQCNNNSLNTMSDEFTINNKELYNSNSDLYLDYKNQKTTNVNLSDESFLKNVDNMRTFERGIVYLSEEEYIYMSNKIKLLGFRFIEIPCAKPKTEKRNTFSAISKRHLNEIKNLHCSLSNNIYDAGKRKSKKSYDKFYSKDEFSSSTATKENVNDIQKYNDNNNSAVSSIDHIGGGKTNNNSLGGKRKFPSNSLSNVNVKSNDNINYGQNNRNNSMLKKGEAWDADRNNNNKLNNSSNISNSNKGKGKLSKCTSIGSGKRQMSSSFTGGKEALKKKAKHNNNYYEDNNTIDEYEEHRKTYRKRIYKCQNAWKNNCFKILHKLKKKEMSCWFLKPVNPELDGIPNYFNIIKNPMDFETIENKLLNDKYNSPFQWQQDVRQIFYNAFTYHKVKNCVWNDAYKLAKEFDRLLNEENKMKNIHIEYTRSTNSVLFDMKKYNEILINKNNNYDSDSSTYSSDYISDTGDVSSDYVTSNNNKKGNINNKINRNNNSKKRGNAAIDGMNNSSLSINNLSSGSQMFSSQNKKGLSGDLIDHKINKSSKMGSNDIDSMRNIRGDGKYIGNKKDKSFAKYGNNNLNSNNSNTSCYNNSNSIDFEPPSMGTIPEPPGIQKIGINDKGLNNYQVNLLFKNLRRLAPNQRRAALEIIQDDLGILAENHMFDRFFTFDTELLSIEKQKRIFLYINHMGRINLEQYKASRISSENMPNCNNNISRGKMMMQMKNANNNKNYMNSHNNGNSDEHFDKRRGNRYVSSSSNSSDTSSSNSSDSSTFSTSSDDSESDSESDMDFDSYNNKKKKLKGQFSNDKKKEIPNKFFDNKRKSLPQYKPVDEKKKSLEIREDVMGIHADFLGSMDTPKNQKKNQKKNHKNSGTAWPEWKGQVIQQAILTQRQTNVPINKKELIAEGYDAKI